From the genome of Drosophila melanogaster chromosome 2L, one region includes:
- the CG15385 gene encoding uncharacterized protein, isoform B: protein MRLLKELMRVATQHRAFYCYVLLSVWIFLLIAGMYRYMGNVESTPSGGSVFGPSSSGTVSSLGGDSSPSSTAQRFAKYRERCAPLAQLQRLDDGGILEGWKLQGVLLVIRHGDRGPISHVRSAGINCGVSGGSDNLVNRYRSFLYNSSSSASGSNHMYWNKVGPFHGFPLLPATERGCPLGQLTYKGISQLLHVGDIMHQVYAHPLGLLLKPNPNRASVETTPHTLLNSDEVVVFTTRYRRTFQSALAMLFTLLPADKWLALNVRESHSMAFCFGECSCPQSALLRKRLEAMGDKQLLKRGDVLDVMQWIGGTILQHTPNGISNPFEVVDALLTVLCHDATLPCRRKKALSTPKPLRKNSNQELVDVINIDQDETAANLMQEAQTQVEPDSPEVENGNPSVQADEAQEGCVEPSHVDTLMSFADELSQRSAGHSYYKLSGLLRSYGMIRHIVSYMLKMISGDRTKFVLYSGHDCTMQYLTAALGIITNQGQTIAYASRLAFEVYRSDAHTDYYFRVVYNGKDVTQQIDFCEGGKSLRVTRDSRGNKADLCPIENIIRFLHEDYFSPLNATNFKEACGSVNPPKTGEF from the exons ATGAGGCTGCTCAAGGAACTGATGCGAGTGGCCACCCAACACAGAGCCTTCTACTGCTATGTGCTGCTCAGCGTCTGGATATTCCTTCTTATAGCGG GAATGTATCGCTACATGGGCAATGTTGAGTCGACTCCAAGCGGTGGCTCAGTTTTCGGACCCAGTTCGTCTGGCACCGTCAGTTCCTTGGGCGGCGATAGTTCGCCATCTTCCACTGCCCAGCGATTCGCCAAGTACAGAGAACGCTGTGCTCCGTTGGCTCAGCTGCAGCGTTTGGATGATGGCGGCATCTTGGAGGGTTGGAAGCTTCAGGGCGTGCTCCTGGTCATCAGGCACGGGGATCGGGGACCCATATCCCACGTTCGCAGTGCTGGCATCAACTGCGGCGTGAGTGGTGGCTCAGATAACTTGGTCAACAG GTATCGCAGTTTTCTGTATAACTCGAGCAGCTCCGCTTCGGGATCAAATCACATGTACTGGAACAAGGTGGGGCCGTTCCATGGGTTTCCACTGCTGCCGGCCACAGAACGTGGTTGTCCACTGGGGCAGCTCACCTACAA GGGAATCTCGCAGCTGCTACACGTGGGCGACATCATGCACCAGGTCTATGCTCATCCACTGGGTCTCCTGCTCAAACCGAATCCGAACCGAGCCTCTGTGGAAACGACGCCCCACACGCTTCTTAATTCGGATGAAGTGGTGGTCTTCACCACTCGCTATCGTCGCACCTTCCAGTCCGCATTGGCCATGCTGTTCACCTTGCTTCCGGCGGACAAGTGGCTGGCTTTGAATGTCCGGGAATCGCATAGCATGGCTTTCTGCTTCGGCGAGTGCAGCTGTCCTCAGTCGGCTCTGCTGCGAAAACGTCTGGAGGCCATGGGTGATAAGCAGCTCCTGAAACGTGGCGATGTCCTGGATGTGATGCAGTGGATCGGAGGCACCATACTGCAGCACACGCCGAATGGCATTAGCAATCCCTTCGAGGTGGTGGATGCCCTTTTGACAGTTCTATGCCATGACGCCACCTTGCCATGTCGCAGGAAAAAAGCGCTTTCCACTCCAAAGCCCCTCAGAAAGAACTCCAATCAGGAACTGGTGGATGTGATCAATATAGATCAGGATGAAACAGCTGCCAACTTGATGCAG GAGGCACAAACACAGGTGGAACCCGACTCCCCTGAGGTGGAAAATGGGAATCCCTCAGTGCAGGCGGATGAAGCTCAAGAGGGCTGCGTCGAGCCCAGCCACGTGGATACCCTGATGTCCTTTGCGGACGAACTATCGCAACGCTCCGCTGGTCACTCGTACTACAAGCTATCCGGATTGCTGCGATCCTACGGAATGATCCGTCACATAGTCAGCTACATGCTGAAGATGATCTCTGGCGACAGGACGAAGTTTGTCCTGTACTCTGGACACGACTGCACCATGCAGTATCTTACAGCTGCCCTGGGAATCATCACCAACCAGGGCCAAACCATAGCCTATGCCTCCAGACTAGCATTCGAAGTTTACCGGAGCGACGCTCACACGGATTACTACTTCCGGGTGGTGTACAATGGAAAGGATGTCACGCAGCAGATCGATTTCTGCGAGGGAGGCAAAAGCCTACGGGTCACCAGGGATTCCAGGGGCAACAAAGCCGATCTCTGTCCCATCGAGAACATCATTCGCTTCCTGCACGAAGATTACTTCAGTCCGCTGAATGCCACCAATTTTAAGGAAGCCTGTGGCTCTGTGAATCCCCCAAAAACTGGCGAATTTTAG
- the CG15386 gene encoding uncharacterized protein, which yields MLSNPYFKSVLWLIGFGGMGYGLMVLTEPNVDKLERIKASVSSTKLSADEQRKALFMKKLQEASTTSAPIYRSSSEK from the coding sequence ATGCTTAGTAATCCCTACTTTAAGTCCGTTTTGTGGCTGATTGGCTTCGGAGGAATGGGGTACGGCCTAATGGTGTTAACCGAGCCGAACGTCGACAAGTTAGAGCGCATCAAAGCCTCCGTTTCAAGTACCAAACTGAGTGCGGATGAGCAGCGAAAGGCTCTGTTTATGAAGAAGCTCCAGGAGGCGTCCACCACCAGTGCCCCAATCTACAGGTCATCGTCCGAGAAATAG
- the daed gene encoding daedalus, isoform A has product MATKTHTMSAGDVPLVAMAKVPPTIQFEATKNFHSHTEQKELDSAFLGYNRRPWVRQKAHRDTRREREILNGLLCSTSVETDYASTCVDKLIAENINYLDLASLTDEDLELFGFKCRKQRQQLLEMFEKIPNQNPSYEYICNHPEAENYNNQILGNAGNHFMSLRASLAATNYKLQVSTPEDVVVGDKRYASCFAQETLKSVNQITEEIAKDLAKIEANAQNARSQKKVQGNESHKKKKWSLATILYYTTLAVGFSCAWFWWWTKFRSAPRLERISVQT; this is encoded by the exons ATGGCAACGAAGACGCACACAATGTCCGCGGGGGATGTCCCCTTGGTGGCGATGGCCAAGGTTCCGCCGACCATTCAGTTTGAGGCCACAAAGAACTTTCACTCGCACACCGAGCAGAAGGAATTGGACAGTGCTTTCCTGGGCTACAATCGACGTCCTTGGGTTCGCCAAAAGGCTCACAGGGACACACGCCGGGAGAGGGAGATCCTCAACGGTCTACTGTGCTCTACCAGCGTGGAAACGGACTACGCCAGCACCTGTGTGGACAAACTTATTGCCGAGAACATTAACTATCTGGATTTGGCCTCTCTCACCGACGAAGATTTGGAACTCTTCGGGTTCAAGTGTCGAAAGCAACGGCAACAGCTCCTGGAGATGTTCGAAAAGATTCCCAACCAGAATCCCAGTTACGAATACATTTGCAACCATCCTGAAGCCGAAAACTACAACAATCAGATTCTGGGCAATGCTGGCAACCACTTTATGTCCCTGCGCGCTTCTTTAGCGGCCACCAACTACAAGCTGCAGGTCTCCACTCCCGAGGACGTCGTGGTGGGCGACAAACGATATGCCAGCTGCTTTGCCCAGGAAACTCTAAAAAGCGTGAATCAGATCACCGAAGAGATTGCCAAGGATCTCGCGAAAATCGAAGCTAATGCCCAGAACGCAAGGAGCCAGAAGAAAGTGCAGGGCAACGAGAGTCACAAGAAG AAGAAGTGGAGCCTGGCTACTATTTTGTATTACACCACCTTGGCTGTGGGATTTTCGTGCGCCTGGTTCTGGTGGTGGACCAAGTTCCGCAGCGCTCCCCGACTGGAGCGGATCTCCGTTCAGACTTAA
- the CG33124 gene encoding uncharacterized protein, protein MDTYRFGTVDYTVFLGVTILSIAIGLYFGWIKKTKKEMESSPADTPEISIPNFGSKKMNEYLMGSGHLKVFPVAMSLIASFISGVAILGNPSEIYYYGTQYSLIVLAIVIQGLAVSYIYLPVFSALQVRSSYEYLGMRFHPLIRNIVSIMFVIEVLLYTPFVVFVPALALNQASGLNIHMIEVLIIVVCVIYTLLGGLKAVVHTDIWQVVIMFASVVVVAILATCYITDLDDFFESLVDGGRLIFGNINPSPYVRNTVWSVVIGGAFYWTSITAVHQTMVHRYMSLPNLKMARTSIAFFVLGSIIFYSVLSFLGLLIFNMYKDCDPLSAGQIMNNDQLVPLFVVQSVGHIYGIPGLFIAGIFGAGLSSLSVFLNSTSLVILQDIVRGCFKMQPGETASAIIVKATIVIMGALVFGEVLLLEKVSGILSICMSLVAIATSSTFGIFTLAVLVPWANTVGTAVGGIAGFLLTGWITFGSQIAAASGQLHHHRLPVSVASCPGNVTARENVWVDEEQVFPLFRLSFHWINPIGALTVVVVGSLVSLVTKPTDIKSLDSDLISPVIHRFLPKECFKQRNLDKSEATDIYTIT, encoded by the exons ATGGACACCTACAGATTCGGAACGGTTGACTACACGGTCTTCCTGGGCGTGACCATACTATCCATCGCCATAGGATTGTATTTCGGTTGGATTAA aaaaaccaaaaaggagATGGAATCCAGCCCAGCGGATACCCCGGAGATATCCATTCCGAACTTCGGATCGAAAAAGATGAACGAGTATCTGATGGGTTCGGGCCATCTGAAGGTTTTCCCAGTGGCAATGAGCCTGATAGCGAG TTTCATTTCGGGCGTTGCAATACTGGGAAATCCTTCCGAGATATACTACTATGGAACCCAATATTCCCTGATTGTCCTAGCAATTGTCATCCAAGGATTGGCTGTTTCATACATCTACTTGCCCGTGTTTTCGGCCCTTCAAGTGCGGTCATCCTATGAG TACTTGGGAATGCGCTTTCATCCGCTTATACGGAATATAGTATCAATAATGTTTGTCATCGAAGTG CTACTTTATACGCCTTTTGTGGTCTTTGTGCCAGCCCTCGCATTGAATCAGG CTTCCGGTCTAAATATTCACATGATAGAGGTGCTGATCATTGTGGTGTGCGTTATATACACTCTATTG GGCGGTCTCAAGGCAGTGGTGCATACGGACATCTGGCAGGTGGTTATCATGTTTGCCTCCGTTGTGGTTGTGGCCATTCTGGCCACCTGCTACATCACCGACCTAGATGACTTCTTCGAAAGCCTGGTGGACGGCGGACGCCTCATATTTGGCAACATCAATCCCTCGCCGTATGTGCGCAATACGGTTTGGAGCGTGGTGATCGGCGGCGCTTTCTACTGGACCTCGATTACGGCGGTGCACCAGACTATGGTGCATCGCTACATGTCCTTGCCCAACTTAAAAATGGCCAGGACTTCCATTGCCTTTTTTGTCCTCGGATCGATCATCTTTTACTCGGTTCTCAGCTTCTTGGGACTGCTCATCTTTAACATGTACAAGGACTGTGATCCATTGAGTGCTGGACAAATCATG AATAACGATCAGCTGGTGCCCCTCTTCGTGGTCCAGAGTGTCGGTCACATCTATGGAATCCCAGGGCTTTTCATAGCCGGTATTTTTGGAGCTGGCCTGAGTTCGCTTTCCGTGTTCCTAAACTCCACCTCCTTGGTCATCCTGCAGGACATAGTCCGTGGCTGTTTCAAGATGCAGCCGGGCGAAACTGCATCCGCGATTATCGTTAAAGCCACAATCGTGATCATGGGCGCATTGGTATTCGGTGAGGTGCTTCTGCTGGAGAAAGTGAGTGGCATCCTGAGCATCTGCATGTCCCTGGTGGCCATCGCAACTAGTTCCACCTTCGGCATATTTACCCTGGCAGTGCTGGTTCCCTGGGCGAATACAGTGGGCACTGCGGTGGGCGGAATCGCTGGCTTCCTCCTGACCGGATGGATAACTTTCGGGTCGCAAATTGCGGCGGCATCCGGACAACTGCATCACCATCGGCTTCCTGTGTCCGTGGCAAGTTGCCCCGGTAATGTGACTGCTCGCGAAAATGTTTGGGTGGACGAGGAGCAGGTGTTTCCACTTTTCCGACTCTCATTCCACTGGATAAACCCAATTGGGGCACTTACGGTTGTCGTTGTGGGTTCTCTGGTCTCTCTGGTGACCAAACCCACGGATATCAAGAGCCTCGACTCGGATTTGATATCTCCAGTGATCCACAG ATTCCTTCCAAAAGAATGCTTTAAACAACGCAATCTTGATAAAAGTGAGGCAACCGATATTTACACTATCACCTAA
- the Uch gene encoding ubiquitin carboxy-terminal hydrolase, isoform C gives MLTWTPLESNPEVLTKYIHKLGVSPAWSVTDVIGLEDDTLEWIPRPVKAFILLFPCSETHRAEEHDRIKEVEEQHPEDLFYMRQFTHNACGTVALIHSVANNKEVDIDRGVLKDFLEKTASLSPEERGRALEKDEKFTADHEALAQEGQTNAANHEKVIHHFIALVNKEGTLYELDGRKSFPIKHGPTSEETFVKDAAKVCKEFMARDPNEVRFTVLALTAAQQ, from the exons atgttAACCTGGACGCCACTTGAATCTAATCCCGAG GTTTTGACCAAGTACATACATAAACTGGGCGTGTCGCCAGCCTGGTCGGTAACTGACGTCATTGGATTGGAAGATGACACCTTGGAATGGATTCCGCGTCCCGTAAAGGCGTTCATTTTGCTCTTCCCGTGCAGCGAAACC CACCGCGCCGAGGAGCACGATCGGATTAAGGAGGTGGAGGAGCAGCATCCCGAGGATCTCTTCTACATGCGCCAGTTCACCCACAACGCCTGTGGAACCGTCGCCCTGATCCACAGCGTGGCCAACAACAAAGA AGTGGACATTGACCGCGGAGTACTGAAGGACTTCCTGGAGAAGACAGCTTCCTTGTCCCCGGAGGAACGCGGACGGGCCCTCGAAAAAGACGAGAAGTTCACCGCCGATCATGAGGCCTTGGCTCAAGAGGGCCAGACGAATGCCGCCAATCATGAGAAGGTGATCCACCACTTCATCGCACTGGTGAACAAGGAGGGTACTCTGTACGAGCTGGATGGCCGCAAGTCCTTCCCGATCAAGCACGGACCGACTTCGGAGGAGACTTTTGTGAAGGATGCGGCCAAGGTCTGCAAGGAGTTCATGGCTCGCGATCCCAACGAAGTGCGCTTCACCGTTTTGGCCTTGACCGCGGCACAACAATAG
- the CG34174 gene encoding uncharacterized protein — protein MTKANKTPQKASEPNINGSFTPVRYLDSQRLQSPTSHDANLATCKTRLETIVKQLQDNYAKWQLAHQRGTSICYTIEAKKTKCLEKSQDEGSSLYPDDLLLPCNKLAIIASIFGDIANNTKEILRQLRGILKLPGSAADTIFYRSWKLQQFVVFAKELSERYEKEALVKMEVAGNIAHSTERSQLIAHTTLWEFPEHVDSYVHLGFLLLAEEVSLRQ, from the exons ATGACCAAAGCGAATAAAACGCCGCAAAAAGCAAGTGAACCGAATATAAATGGTTCCTTCACACCAGTTCGAT ATTTGGACAGCCAGCGCCTGCAATCGCCCACGAGTCACGATGCGAATTTAGCCACCTGCAAAACCAGATTGGAAACAATAGTCAAACAACTCCAGGATAACTACGCTAAATGGCAGCTGGCCCATCAGCGGGGCACCTCTATTTGCTATACTATCGAAGCCAAGAAGACCAAGTGTCTGGAGAAAAGCCAGGATGAAGGCAGCTCCCTTTACCCAGATGATCTCCTACTTCCCTGCAACAAGTTGGCCATCATAGCCTCTATTTTCGGGGATATCGCAAATAATACAAAGGAGATACTAAGACAACTGAGAGGCATATTAAAATTACCGGGATCTGCAGCGGATACGATATTCTACAGGTCCTGGAAGTTGCAGCAATTCGTGGTTTTCGCGAAGGAGCTATCCGAAAGATATGAGAAGGAGGCTCTGGTCAAAATGGAAGTTGCCG GTAACATTGCTCACTCGACTGAAAGAAGCCAGCTCATTGCGCACACAACTTTATGGGAATTTCCCGAGCACGTGGACTCCTATGTCCATCTGGGGTTTCTTCTCCTTGCCGAAGAAGTCAGTTTAaggcaataa
- the CG31668 gene encoding uncharacterized protein gives MDTYRFGTVDYAVFLGVTILSIAIGLYFGFIRKSRNGPKTTTPTNEAPERRHQNFGSKKMNDYMMGSRNLRVFPVGMSLIASCISAVAIIGTPSEIYNYGTQYCFIVIALVLQGLAVSYIYLPVFSALQVTSSYEYLEMRFHSAIRSIVSIIFILDVVLYLPFLAYLPALALNQVSGMNMYLIEAFIIVICVIYTVLGGLKAVVHTDIWQVVIMFASVLTIVVLATCYIDDQADFLEGLVRGGRLIFSETNPSPFARHTVWSVVIGNTFYWTSLNAVHQTVVHRYMSLPTLKMARASIAFLVVGAAFFISLLCYLGLLIFHAYRDCDPLSAGLIMNDDQLVPLFVVNSLGHVYGMPGLFIAGIFGASLSSLSVYLNSTSLVILQDLVRGCFKMELGEWASTIVVKGSIVVLGLLAFAMVFVLEKVSGVLSISVSLAAIAASSTFGIFTVGMLVPWANTVGTAVGGIASVLLTGWISFGSQFAAASGQLGSQRLPVSVEGCLANASVAENAWVAEEEVFPLYRLSYHWISPIGVLTVVVVGSLVSLVTKPTDIKSLDSDLITPVIHRFLPKECFEQGNAEENSVKDNPLLF, from the exons ATGGACACCTACAGATTCGGAACGGTCGACTACGCGGTCTTCCTGGGCGTGACCATACTATCCATCGCCATAGGACTGTACTTCGGATTTATTAG AAAGAGCAGAAATGGGCCAAAAACCACGACGCCAACTAATGAGGCACCTGAAAGGCGTCATCAGAACTTTGGATCGAAGAAGATGAATGACTATATGATGGGATCGCGCAATCTTAGGGTTTTTCCCGTTGGAATGAGCTTGATAGCGAG CTGTATATCTGCGGTGGCGATCATAGGCACTCCTTCTGAGATTTATAATTATGGCACGCAGTACTGCTTTATAGTCATAGCTCTGGTTCTCCAAGGACTTGCAGTATCGTATATCTATTTACCCGTGTTTTCGGCTCTTCAAGTAACCTCTTCCTACGAG TACTTGGAGATGCGTTTTCATTCTGCCATCAGAAGCATAGTTTCGATCATCTTCATCCTGGATGTG GTTCTATATTTGCCGTTCCTCGCTTACCTGCCCGCCTTGGCCTTGAATCAAG TTTCTGGGATGAACATGTACCTAATTGAAGCTTTCATCATAGTGATTTGCGTTATTTATACTGTCTTG GGCGGTCTAAAAGCAGTGGTTCATACGGACATCTGGCAGGTTGTGATCATGTTTGCTTCCGTTCTAACGATTGTTGTTCTGGCCACCTGTTACATCGACGACCAAGCTGACTTTCTTGAAGGTCTTGTGCGCGGAGGTCGTCTGATATTTAGCGAGACCAATCCCTCGCCCTTTGCTCGTCACACCGTTTGGAGCGTTGTCATCGGCAACACCTTCTACTGGACCTCACTGAATGCGGTGCACCAGACCGTGGTTCATCGGTATATGTCCTTGCCCACTCTGAAGATGGCACGAGCCTCCATCGCCTTCCTTGTAGTTGGAGCTGCCTTCTTTATTTCACTTCTCTGCTATTTGGGGTTACTCATATTCCATGCCTACAGGGATTGCGATCCGTTGAGTGCGGGATTGATCATG AACGACGATCAACTGGTGCCCCTCTTCGTGGTCAACAGCTTAGGCCATGTCTATGGAATGCCTGGTCTATTTATTGCCGGCATTTTTGGAGCTAGCTTGAGTTCGCTGTCCGTGTATCTAAACTCAACGTCACTGGTGATTCTGCAGGATCTAGTACGTGGTTGTTTCAAAATGGAGCTAGGGGAATGGGCATCCACGATAGTGGTCAAGGGCAGCATTGTTGTATTGGGACTTCTCGCGTTTGCCATGGTATTCGTCCTTGAGAAGGTGAGTGGCGTCCTTAGCATATCCGTCTCTTTGGCGGCCATTGCGGCTAGCTCCACTTTCGGCATCTTCACCGTGGGTATGCTGGTTCCTTGGGCAAATACAGTCGGCACGGCAGTGGGCGGCATCGCCAGTGTTCTGCTAACAGGATGGATATCCTTCGGATCTCAGTTCGCTGCGGCATCGGGACAACTGGGATCCCAACGACTTCCGGTCTCTGTGGAAGGATGCTTGGCCAATGCTAGTGTTGCTGAAAACGCTTGGGTGGCCGAAGAGGAGGTGTTCCCACTTTACCGTCTTTCCTACCACTGGATAAGTCCCATCGGAGTGCTTACAGTCGTCGTTGTGGGCTCCTTGGTCTCGCTGGTAACCAAGCCCACGGATATCAAGAGCCTCGACTCGGACTTGATAACTCCAGTGATTCACAG GTTTCTTCCTAAAGAATGCTTCGAACAGGGAAATGCGGAGGAAAACTCTGTCAAGGATAACCCActgttattttaa
- the Uch gene encoding ubiquitin carboxy-terminal hydrolase, isoform A, whose amino-acid sequence MLTWTPLESNPEVLTKYIHKLGVSPAWSVTDVIGLEDDTLEWIPRPVKAFILLFPCSETYEKHRAEEHDRIKEVEEQHPEDLFYMRQFTHNACGTVALIHSVANNKEVDIDRGVLKDFLEKTASLSPEERGRALEKDEKFTADHEALAQEGQTNAANHEKVIHHFIALVNKEGTLYELDGRKSFPIKHGPTSEETFVKDAAKVCKEFMARDPNEVRFTVLALTAAQQ is encoded by the exons atgttAACCTGGACGCCACTTGAATCTAATCCCGAG GTTTTGACCAAGTACATACATAAACTGGGCGTGTCGCCAGCCTGGTCGGTAACTGACGTCATTGGATTGGAAGATGACACCTTGGAATGGATTCCGCGTCCCGTAAAGGCGTTCATTTTGCTCTTCCCGTGCAGCGAAACC TATGAGAAGCACCGCGCCGAGGAGCACGATCGGATTAAGGAGGTGGAGGAGCAGCATCCCGAGGATCTCTTCTACATGCGCCAGTTCACCCACAACGCCTGTGGAACCGTCGCCCTGATCCACAGCGTGGCCAACAACAAAGA AGTGGACATTGACCGCGGAGTACTGAAGGACTTCCTGGAGAAGACAGCTTCCTTGTCCCCGGAGGAACGCGGACGGGCCCTCGAAAAAGACGAGAAGTTCACCGCCGATCATGAGGCCTTGGCTCAAGAGGGCCAGACGAATGCCGCCAATCATGAGAAGGTGATCCACCACTTCATCGCACTGGTGAACAAGGAGGGTACTCTGTACGAGCTGGATGGCCGCAAGTCCTTCCCGATCAAGCACGGACCGACTTCGGAGGAGACTTTTGTGAAGGATGCGGCCAAGGTCTGCAAGGAGTTCATGGCTCGCGATCCCAACGAAGTGCGCTTCACCGTTTTGGCCTTGACCGCGGCACAACAATAG
- the CG42371 gene encoding uncharacterized protein, with translation MLRKTPKPAIWKFIKGSAKTLFVLEAVCFAASYGVYYRMNTNREFRQHIHENYPFVLDYYYKIGEIVGDSTVRQADASYWSALKKSD, from the exons ATGCTGCGCAAAACACCAAAACCTGCAATTTGGAAATTCATCAAAGGAAGTGCCAAAACACTGTTTGTCCTCGAGGCAGTCTGCTTCGCAGCCAGCTACGGCGTTTATTATCGCATGAACACGAATCGAG AGTTTCGTCAGCATATTCACGAGAACTATCCCTTCGTTTTGGACTATTACTACAAAATTGGTGAAATCGTCGGAGACAGCACAGTGCGACAGGCGGATGCGAGTTATTGGAGTGCTTTGAAGAAAAGCGACTAG
- the daed gene encoding daedalus, isoform B gives MATKTHTMSAGDVPLVAMAKVPPTIQFEATKNFHSHTEQKELDSAFLGYNRRPWVRQKAHRDTRREREILNGLLCSTSVETDYASTCVDKLIAENINYLDLASLTDEDLELFGFKCRKQRQQLLEMFEKIPNQNPSYEYICNHPEAENYNNQILGNAGNHFMSLRASLAATNYKLQVSTPEDVVVGDKRYASCFAQETLKSVNQITEEIAKDLAKIEANAQNARSQKKVQGNESHKKKWSLATILYYTTLAVGFSCAWFWWWTKFRSAPRLERISVQT, from the exons ATGGCAACGAAGACGCACACAATGTCCGCGGGGGATGTCCCCTTGGTGGCGATGGCCAAGGTTCCGCCGACCATTCAGTTTGAGGCCACAAAGAACTTTCACTCGCACACCGAGCAGAAGGAATTGGACAGTGCTTTCCTGGGCTACAATCGACGTCCTTGGGTTCGCCAAAAGGCTCACAGGGACACACGCCGGGAGAGGGAGATCCTCAACGGTCTACTGTGCTCTACCAGCGTGGAAACGGACTACGCCAGCACCTGTGTGGACAAACTTATTGCCGAGAACATTAACTATCTGGATTTGGCCTCTCTCACCGACGAAGATTTGGAACTCTTCGGGTTCAAGTGTCGAAAGCAACGGCAACAGCTCCTGGAGATGTTCGAAAAGATTCCCAACCAGAATCCCAGTTACGAATACATTTGCAACCATCCTGAAGCCGAAAACTACAACAATCAGATTCTGGGCAATGCTGGCAACCACTTTATGTCCCTGCGCGCTTCTTTAGCGGCCACCAACTACAAGCTGCAGGTCTCCACTCCCGAGGACGTCGTGGTGGGCGACAAACGATATGCCAGCTGCTTTGCCCAGGAAACTCTAAAAAGCGTGAATCAGATCACCGAAGAGATTGCCAAGGATCTCGCGAAAATCGAAGCTAATGCCCAGAACGCAAGGAGCCAGAAGAAAGTGCAGGGCAACGAGAGTCACAAGAAG AAGTGGAGCCTGGCTACTATTTTGTATTACACCACCTTGGCTGTGGGATTTTCGTGCGCCTGGTTCTGGTGGTGGACCAAGTTCCGCAGCGCTCCCCGACTGGAGCGGATCTCCGTTCAGACTTAA